The Paraburkholderia hospita DNA segment GAACGCGGCAGCGCGGCCTGTCGACAGCGTCAGGAACGACTCGCCGTGGTCCTTCGCGCTGATGATGTTCATGCCCATGTTCTTGTCCTGGTTCATCTTGCGAAGCAGGCGCTCGGACGTGGTACCAGCCGTCGTCACGACGGTCTTGCCCTTCAGGTCCGCCCAGTCTTTGACACCGGAGTCTTTCTTCGTCATCAGGCGCGTGCCGATCACGAAAATCGTGTTCGAGAACGCGACCTGTTGCTGACGTTCAGCATTGTTCGTGGTCGAGCCGCATTCGAGGTCGACGGTGCCATTCTGCACCAGCGGAATGCGGTTTTGCGACGTGATCGGCGTCAGCTTGACCTTCAGGTCCGGCATGTTCAGCTTCTGCTTGACGGCATCCACGACCTTCAGCGCGAATTCCTGCGAGTAGCCGACCACGTTCTGCTTGTCGTCGTAGTACGAAAACGGAATCGACGATTCGCGGTGGCCCAGCGAAATGACGCCCGTGTCCTTGATCTTCTTCAGCGTGCCGGCGTCCTGCGCATGCGCGCCTACCGTAAACAATCCCAGAGTCGCGAGAAGCAGCGCAGCTTTTTTAACCTTCATTTGTGATCTCCTTGGCAAGAACCGGCGCCAGTGTATCTCAGTAATTATTCTGAAAGTATGGTTGTTAACCATGTTCAGCGTGTGGTGTTGCATAAAGCCACCACTTTGCGCGGGGCGGCGCCAGTATTGGCTTACAGCGCCTTCAACGGAGCGATGCAAACGTCATCGGATGCGTCGTTTTTGCCGGTTCGGGTGCACCTTCAACTGCACAAAAGCGGACGGCACCCGAAGATGCCGTCCGCCCGATATTCTGCGCGAGTCCGTCGATTCGCGCTCGTGAAGCGTTGTTGCGCGGCGCCCGCCTCCAGGCCGGGCGCCATGTCCGTCATGTGACCGGCCATCTGTTGCCAGACAGCCGCGCCGTATCAGGGATACAGGCCGCGCATTTCGCGTGCTTGAAGGATGCGTTTGCAAGCAACGATAAACGCCGCCGTA contains these protein-coding regions:
- a CDS encoding glutamate/aspartate ABC transporter substrate-binding protein, which encodes MKVKKAALLLATLGLFTVGAHAQDAGTLKKIKDTGVISLGHRESSIPFSYYDDKQNVVGYSQEFALKVVDAVKQKLNMPDLKVKLTPITSQNRIPLVQNGTVDLECGSTTNNAERQQQVAFSNTIFVIGTRLMTKKDSGVKDWADLKGKTVVTTAGTTSERLLRKMNQDKNMGMNIISAKDHGESFLTLSTGRAAAFMMDDALLAGERAKSNTPNDFIIVGAPQSHEAYGCMLRKNDPEFKKVVDDAIAKVETSGEADKIYKKWFESPIPPKGLNLAFPESDDIKALYKAPNDKAID